The window tatatatatatatatatatatatatatatatacttttttgtatataaaaaaagtctttttaaaggaatttttcttaagaaaacaacttaataaaaaaatttagaaccTATTCtataaccattttgttttctattttttagttaaatttactTCCtttccatatttatttttaataccATGGTTGAACTCGTAATTAAttccaacaataatttttaagaaatataattttaaaagtttggcttaatttttttgaatattcaatagaaaatatagataataaataaataaatttaaaaatagaagtagtatatatatgtttaattttaaaaaacaaaaatcaaatagttactaaacctaatttaatatttaaattttactcaAGGAGTAATACACGTttgtctttaaaatttaaatggtttAGGATGTAGTAAGTAACAATTTAGtagatttgtttttctctattttgtaAACACcttattcattaaaaataaaatttagagaattAGTCATTTTCATTACCAACATTTTAggtaattttgtaattaaccTTTTGATAGATTCCATTTCATCTTCTAATAAAACTTGATTAACTGATTAAAGAAAGTTTGGTTGTGATTAAacatatagttttttaaaaaatattctatttttaaaattgtccCAAACAAATCGTTATTTCTTGTaaataaatgttcaaattatttaactatttctttataagcattattttcattcttttgataaatgtacaaaattataatttcacagaataaatatcaaacttgaaattcattctaattcaagatttttttctttttatgaatttgCCATCAAtgtcatattattaattttcttttgagcaaatataaatttacctaaatttgtaataattactTAATcagaacaattttttttttggacgATATACATAGagtagaaattaaatgaaatgcATATAGGCctagtatatattttagtaatCATTTGAAGAAAGTTAGTtggattataaatttataatttaatgtcACGTGGTATAGTGATATACTAGATGCTAATAACGATCTAGCATTATAATGATATGATCTAAAGTTTTGGAACTCAATGttacaaaatacaatttaGAATCGTAATGAATTGGTAGGTTTACAAACATTGTTTTCCATTTAATTATGTTGAGCCTAATTTGTCGAATTGCGTTTAGTTTTGTGATAATTGATCACATGATTTTCTATCGTCGTAGTAAGGGTTTGATTCCTCATTCTCACAATGGTTGTACTAAACTTAATACCATCttaaatagatttaatttcattcaattATAATGGTTGAACTAAAATCTAAATCATCATGACCCTTTTtgataacatatttttttattttttaaaaaattattttgtgtagttttaaaaattcgACTTCATTTTTAAAAGCATGGATAGAAAGTGGataaaaagacaataaaattgtaaaaaattatttacattttatggcaaaataaatttagtagtttttgttagtataaatagtttgtttttttttaattctctaaAAATCCAAACCTAAAGGtgtaaatagttaaaaataattattggtgtatttttaaaaaatagaattatttcgaaaacgaaaaaaagcCGACAAAtctacaataaaaaatataaaaaaaatgtgaacttttaaatttggatagtcaaattttaacgatttttttcaaaaaaaatttatttctatttggAAAGcgattatttatatttgacaaaTGATTGCTTAGATCTTGTACACAATCGgacgatcatttatatttgagaCACGATAGTTTATGTTTAGCagccaaatataaattattttttgtacattaacatttagattttgctattttttctcatgatgttttatattagaaataatcaaatataagttaaatttttaaaaagaaaaaataaatcatttatatttaataaaccaaataacagtttgaaaaataaaataaaagaaaaactaccaaaagaataaatacgataaaaatgaaatattaaaaaatggcTAGAGTTTTATgacttttctcatttttttttgcactgtaaacatttggttgatttgttatatttataaaaattaactataattgtttgtatacttaatttttaaaaattaaaaaataaaatgattgttGAATGGaaatccaaatattttaattcttaaaaactaaaaacgaaaaaaaaaaaagctatattttaatttttttttttattctctccaTTCTTGTTATGATttggatttaaattaaaataaaagggtGTGAGAGTGAAAAGGGACATGAGAAAGTTGAGTACtagacaaaaaaacaaaattagttttttaagtttatttggTTTACTTGCaatgaatatgtttttatatttagggtttaaaaaatggttcaaaaatatttttaggttttggataaaaaacctattaaaactttatttgaaaaatatttatttagctattgaaaatatttataaatacatttttaacttAGAAAAAACTCCAACTAATTCAACTTTCACAACAAAGTTCTTAgcatccaaaataaaaaaccaaaattttaacttaaaaccataggtttaaatattcatcaatatttttatattttcaggAGTACGACATCGCATATTGACACAAGGGAGGATTGTTATTtccattatattataaaaaaattcacaaattacataaataaacatttaaattacactaatataaataatagacatgtttacttatttgaaaacaataaattatttatttgctcacttaaatttgtttttataattttttcaaaaatatctatcaaaatcaaaatttttataaaattaacaaattgatatatCATCATCGTcgataatttaaacttttattaaaacacAATATTCCACAAAAGCTCGTGGCGTTTCAAAAGAACATTCTCcttaaaatatactaaaacatgaactagttaaataaaaaaaatcttacttAACTCCATCAAACTATCGCAGtatattaattacaataagGAACTATTGAGATTGATTATATTTGTGatctattattttgtattagtagtcaaagtaaatttaaaatcatggttttaacttaaattttgtttagtgAGAAAAGTAATGTAAAATTTAGATCaatagaatatttttaaaatttgaaataatttataaaactttttaataattaaaagatacttttaaaacaaaatcttaaccGTCTCTATCCAAAActaatattagtttattttttaaagtttaatagcactttttaaacttttaaaagtttatatgtattttataagttttatatcataaaatagaggtgttttgtttttaaaaaatattgaaaaagtgTTTTATactatttgaaacaaaactactaaaaataaaattaatgccatgtaaaaatattacatttatttaaaaattatcttttaaaaattgtggTTGTTGAATTTTGACCTTAAacgataaaataaaaaaaagtaagatagttcgagaaaagataaaatttgatcTTATTTATGATTGAAAAAATCTCACACCACACTCGAAATAGATTTAATATAGATCTATATTAAATTCCTTATAAATAACACTATTATGAGgcaatttaaattgatttattccTAATTCTGCTATTATTGGTTAATATCAAGACTCTCGTGTAATTCAAATGCATTccattttagaatttcaaacgactaaaaaatatcattttcaaaatttgtattataaaatctaaaacccAATGGCACGAAAAACAtatcaacccaacccaatctCTACGACTTAAGTTGGGTTGGTTGGTTCATGAATTCACCTAACATAACCGGGAGAACCAACCAAAActtaatgtttatttatttatatttaggatttatattaatacatttattctaattatttaacttcattaatttttttttggataatttgTTCTCACCAGcttataaaaataagttttctttagtagaaagaaaaatctaattatataaatataatttcgataaatgcaaataattagatacCGTtttatcaaaaagaaaatgtttcatTATATTGAATTCATAAAtgcaaataatttaattttaattttaactcaataccaataataataaaaaaaacaatcaagtcacatttttacaaattaacattttactttcttttataatcaaaatttaaacaaattatttatttgactaaCTCATACCTATCGACTCCGAATTATTTTATGATGGAATTGAGTTTTTACATAAAAGGTGTTTAGATTGCATATATTGTTTAATGGAAATAgtcattaaatatttttgattTAAATCATGTacgtaatattttaaaaatttgtatttgattaaataatgtgtaaaaagtaaaataaaataattacttaaCTAAACTAAATGTTAGTTATCAATTacgaataataaaaaaaaagaatacattttaactaaaaataattaaattaatataaattaattagaatattgttaataaattaaGTGAAGTAATTAACTTAatacaaaatatcaatagaaaGATATTAGCTAAAATTTATTAAGCCTAAATcgtatatttatatttagttaaaatCTAACAGTAATATGAACTAATCAAGCTAATCATTCGAACGTGAAAGTCTTAACGAAATTTACAATAGCCAGAAAAGAagagggtaaaatggtcaacATGAAGAAAGTATGCGCCATTTTtccaattaatatttaagagCACAATTCGGAGTCGTTTTTggaaaaaaggagaaaataggGTCATTGTAGCCATTATTCTATTCTACGAGAGAATTGCCATCCGCCGAGAAGCTCAAGGAAGAAAGTCTCGGGCGAGAAGACGACAGTTCGGTGTTTGCTTCTCAAgcactctctctctcctttttattttttctttcttccattctctctctttaacAGCTAACAAGACGACGGAACCCAAAAGCCAAAGCTCTGAGAAAAATTCCTAATTCACTCTCTGCACGCGCCTTCAGGTGGCTACGTTTCCCCCCTTTGCTGGCGTTAGATTCTACTCCCATCTGTCCAAATTCAGATTTTCATCTCTCCTTTTGCTATTTCCGATTCGATCCGATGAAAACAATCCGTCGCTGATTGTTGTGGAATTCGAGTGTGAGGTCGTTCATTCAATGGTTGATTGGATGGATTGGATTGCTTAGAGGATAAGGAAGACGATCTAATCGAATTCGTGTTTCCGATCCTGATGACTGTCTTCAATTTGTGGTAATTTTAGGACAATTTTGAAGTATGATGCTGAATCGAAGTCCGCCTAAGCATAGACATGATGGAACCTCGCCGTTGCCGCTTGGAATGGACTGGAGCCCTCCTCCTCGAAAATGGGTTAGTCGTATGTTATGATAACGTGGAATTGTTTACTTGGAATTTCGACTATGAGAACTGTtgatttaagttttttcttttctttggacTTTTCCTGGTGGATTGACCGAATAGATTTCACTTGCTTTGTCGAATTTATTCGTCCGGGTTGCTGGATTATGTGATTTTTGAATAATatctactgtttttttttttcttttcacgaTCTCATTGATTTGTGGTTTAATTCGTAAAATCTACTTGCAAGCTGTTGTCTAAACACACCATATTTAGCTTAGGTTACTTCTAATGAGTCGCATCGTTCTTAGTGTATCAGCGGCCTTTTTTGCACCCCATGAACGAACTGGAGTCCTTCTAAGttctacctttttcttttcttttatagggAATTTATGGCTGCCTAGGTTGCAATACTTTTCAAAccaattgttgtttttaaaaaaagaaagaaaggaactCAACgataaatttttgaaaattttcagttAAGAAGTTATCTCatttaagtaataaatttggAAGAAGTAAAGTAAAGACCTGTGGCCTAGCTCTACGTTTCTGCCAATGTTGGGTGGTGTATAACAATAGCAACTAActctcttgttttttttactattaaatGCACTCTTTGTTTTTGGTGGTTTACTTATATCTTCACTCAGAAAGCCTTCATTTCATGCGCAGAATGGGAAAGACACAGTTTGGCCTCATGACCATCACACAGGATGGAGTTACTGTGTTATAATACCTTCATGGGTTGCCCTTCCGAAAACACGAGCTGCAGATCCCATAGTGGTACTCTTTTCTACAGCTCCTGTTTCTTTTGGTAcctatggtttttttttaattaattaatagcttgTTTGTGCCTCTATGAATAACATCTTAGTTGTTAGGAAATGCTGATATGGATTAATCACTTGCATTATCTGAAGTTGCAAAAATATGGTACCCAAAAAATGACGTTGCAAGAAAATGTGTCCTAGTATTAATAATTGGCAGCAGCACAAATAATTTCTCTTGTATGAATCAACTTATCCTTTTTCTAGTCAATCTGCACATACTCAAAGGATACATAACCAATTACCCTCCCAAAAGTTGTTGGTTCTATCCTGTGtattcttacattttttttcaatgaaagttgttctagcatacatatattttcttgtaCATTAACATTATCAAGGGACAGTTCTACAGGGTTCAGGTTGCTGTACAGTCACCTGAAGGGATCACAGCAATGCGGGGAGTATTAAGGCGATTTAATGATTTCATGAATTTATTTTCAGATGTAAGTTCAtgcattttattttacttggGAATAACCGTTTTCATATTGAAAGATTTCTTGTTACCACTCGTCTTTTGAGGAAAAATGATTTCCATTGTTATGTTTAAAAGACAATTACTCTCATTTTTAATTGTTCTCAGTTTTGAGATTTTATcactttttaggttaaaaaggcttttccaaagaaaatgattCCCCCAGCTCCACCCAAAGGAATCTTACGGATGAAGACCAGGGCACTTTTAGAAGAGGTGTGCAATCTGCTTAATGTTGCATGCACGAgcatgttattttattttctgttcTTCCTCTGTGTCTATGCTGGCAAATGTTTTATATGAATTGATTATCATTGTATGACTCAATCCTTTTGCCAATATGCAAGGAATTGAGAATCATTTTCGATAGGAACTAGAAATGAGGAACATTAGAATAAAAACTGAGCTACTGACCGTGTTATTAGACGTTCCTAAATCATACCTATGCTTATAAACTTTGTCCTGCATTCCTCTACAATAATTTCTTTGAAGGAAAGCAGGAATGGCTAGTCACCTACATCTgtctttcaaatattatagGACTTCCAATAGACTTCTAGATTCCTTGAAGCACCACAAATTTCTATGTGTTCCTAGTGCACCGTGGGTCTACTTTCTGCAGATTATACAGATAACTAAACCTTTTGGTTTTGAGATTGAGTGTTGAAGTTACCTTTACGTGTGCAATTATTTTATGCATTTTGGTTGTGTATCCGTAAGACTGTAACTATTATTCTTCAcaggtttaattttattgcagAGAAGGCGCTCTTTGGAGGAGTGGTTGACAAAGCTCCTGTCTGACATTGATATATCAAGAAGTGTTGCAGTAGCGTCCTTCCTTGAGCTAGAAGCTGCTGCTAGGTCTTGTACGTTCTTTCTAGAAAAAATGTCTTtggtttgttttagtttttaccctttttaaagTGTTGATTCTAAAcattattatatgaaattcttcataacatatatattggagttctaatattttaattcctaCGACAATGCTTTCAGCTTTCCAAAATGATAATCAGGGGCCATCAGGTGAATACCCTGATTATAGCAGCAAGATATCAGCACATCAGTCCCCTCCTAATTCGAGCTCATCTACGCTCATTGGTGGTCTGTCACTTGCATCAGATTATGGTAGTGATACTGCTTATGAGGCCTCTGAACTTGGTACAGCAAGTCTGGGAAGAGATGATAATTCTGAAATTGCCATCGATGATTTAGCTTTGGATGACGATCTTTCCAGTCCAATTGAAAAACTTGTGAAGTATGGATTGTCCAATATTGATGAGGGTCTGTTTATGGGACAGACCATTCTAGAGCAGTTGGAAGGCCTTCCAAAACATAAAGCTCATCCTagatataataacaatttaaaggATGGTCATAATGGTAATACTTCCAAAGCATCGTACTTGGATAAAAATGGACTGGTACCATTTGTAGAGCCTGAGCATGGCAAGGTAATTGGCCATGCTCGCAAGCTGTCTGATGAGAGTATAGCAAGTGATGCAAGTTCTCTGAGAGGTGGAGAAATTTCAAGCGTTTCACTTCGAAATTCAGTTGGCAATGGCTCACTTGATCATTCAGGAGCTGAGGTTTCAAATGCAATTGAATTTCATACCAACCCTGAATTGCATTTTTCACATGATGCACTCCTCTTCCCAAAGGATCATCGGCATAAACTGAATAGGGTTCTTTCAACAATGCATCAAAGGCTAGTGACAGCAAAAACAGACATGGAGGACCTCATATCAAGATTGAATCAGGAAATAACTGTTAAAGATTACCTTACAACAATGGTATAACCAAtgaaatacttaaaattttctGTTTATTCCATTTGTGAATTAACTGGATGTTCTTGGTTTAGATGTTAGAATATGTCTACCCTAAGGGCCCtttgaatatgtttttatttttatctaatgTATTTAACAGTTTTTTAGTAATTCATTTTCCAGCCATTGGCTGTGCAAGGTTCCTTTATGAATGGCTGTGTAGTGTTATATGTTTGCCTGTCATGAGAAACACATACCAGCTGGTCCACATATTCTATGTGCGCTATCATATGCTGAATGccaaatcttttttaatgtCAAGTTTTCTGTGCCAATGGCTTGTTCTTTGGACCAACTATCATAGCATACGCTTGACCAACTCAATAATACAATCATAAGTTCTGAAAATGACGTATGTTTGTACTTACATACTGGACACTGACAGTAGCCTAATTCATCTTGTGTCAATTTGTTCCCAGGTTAAGGATTTGGAAGTAGAACTTGAAACAAACAAGcagaaaagtaaagaaaaccTTCAACAAGCTATTTTGATGGAGAGGGAAAAAGTTACCCAAATGCAGTGGGAAATGGAGGAACTTCGTCACAGATCATTGGAAATGGAGTTAAAATTGAagtctaaagaaaaaaaggtctttaatcttcaaaattgGCCTTATTTATGCCACCGCCATTACTATTTTGCACTAACTCCTTTTGATGATACACAAAATGCTCTAGGGTGAAAATTCATTTTCAGTGCCTACAGAAGAATTTACCCTCCAGGAGAAAGTTGCCTTGCAAGAAGAGCTTGAATCCACGAAAGAACAACTAAAGAATGTTTCTAAGCAATTTGAAGAGCTTGAAGGAAAATCAAAAGCAGACATCAGGGTGCTTGTTAAAGAGGTTAAATCTCTTCGAAGTACCCAAGCCAAACTTAAACAGGAGCTTAGTCAAACACTTCAACAGAAGTCTGAAACTGAGGTAGTTGCAATCTGCTAATTGTGCTATGATTAAGGTGTCGAATGGAAATGACTACAAGTTTTTTGTTACACTTGTTTGACATATATTTCAACATGAAACGATTTTACTTGAACAAGATCTGTTCTATAAGTTGTGCAACTGTGTCCTAGAGTTCTAATGAGACATATTTCAATAtggacaaattttgtttactttatctCATCTGCCTTTTACTTTATAAACCAtacaaaatcttttttctcttcgACCATATGtcggaaaaaaagaaaaagaaaaaacatttaatattttaactagGAATTTGCATCTGCAATCTCTATTCACTTTATTAACTGAGAAAATCTAGTTGGCATATTTTGATAGAACtaaagagtttaattttagtatgtCCTGTTGATGTTCCTTTTCTCCTCCTCATTCAGGAACTTCTTCAACAGGAAAGAGAAACGAGACAGCATGCAAACAAGGCTTGGAGCAAGCTGCTGTCTGAATGCAAGAGCCTACATGCTCGGCTTAAAAAATGCAGCATGAATTTTTCCCCGGATGATGATTATAATCATGATGCGGAATCTTCATCCTTATCTAATGCCTTAGATTTGCTGACAACATCTGATGATCAACTAAATCTTCTCCTGGCTGAGGTACCCAATATGCTTTATTATGTATCTATTATCCTGCAGAGCTCTTCTATGGTCTGCGTACTCTCAAGCCTCAACTAAACCATTGTCTCCTCATCCCTCCCGCTCCCTCTGTACCAAACTTCCCTTTGCTTACTACTAATGTACTTGATGCCTTAAAGAGCTTGTTGGAAAAGACACACGGTCTTTGAGTAACACCTACTTAGAGGTCGTGTGTTTTGATCTATTCTTTGAGTGAGAGCTTAATAAAGAATTTCTTGATATCTTTATGGGCCTGGAGCAGtccaatatttttatatatatatatatgggatGTAAAAGACAACGTAATAATATGATAGAACCTGAATATATTGAACCATAATGGAGTGTTTGGGGCAAGTGGTGGAATAGGGAACTCCAAGGAGTTGTGTATTCCTGGGCTCAGTGTAAGAAGTCAAAAGCCATGATATGATGTTATTTACTGTTGAGACTCACAAGCTCCTTGGGACAAACAAAGAGTGGTGTCAATGACTCCACACTTTCCTACTCCTACTCCTCAACTCCTTGATTTAAAAATCCCCTAATGTAATGAAAATACAAGAGAGGTACTTGGACCCTTCCAACCTTGAGATCACTCTCAAGCTCTAATTCATTCACCAAAATATTGCCTATCTTCCTCCTTCCTTACTCAATTCATAACCAAACTTCCAACCACTTAGCTAATTAGTAATATACCCTTGATAACTCTCAAATACCATTCATATCGCATTTCTAACATCTGCACTAAGGACGTTCTTAACACTATCCCTTCATCATTGTCAAGTTAGAATTCTTCTTCCGTCACTTTTTTGTATCATTGTGATTCTTCTTCTGATTGCTTTACGGTGTTTTTGTTCGttcataattaaaacatttgttGGGATAAACTGTGCAGGTAAATCTTCTGTCCGATGGCATACAGACTGCTACTCCAATGGCAGATGATGACGACAACGATTCAATTAAAGTAGATGCAGAGTTGAGGATGGTACTTAAAGACATATTCACGGAAAACAGTAGGTTGAGGAAACAGGTCAATTCGTATTTCCGACACAATATGAGATTGAGGATGTCAAAGGAAGGTGATGATGCAGAggcgtcttcttcttcttcttcttcacaaaacACTAAAGTAAATATCACAACAGAGACATGATTCCCTGTTTATCAGTATATTATTTCCTcctttcttcttgttttttgcCTTCTCACCCctttaaatataagaaaagcACTTTGTTGATTCAGAAGCCCTTTTGCACATCTTTGGATAAATAATGCTGCTTGGTATAGTCCATAATTTTAGTTAGTGCAAAAGTCAGTCATCTCGTTTTGTGACTTGGCGTTTGCTGATCTATAGCTTTTTagggattttttttcctcccacGATGTTGTGCTTTTCAGGGATTTTTACACTATAAATTAGAGGACCCTGCATCTGACAAGGGTTGCTCATATACCCCCAGATATTTGCTTTCTGGCCCCTCACATTACACAGAATGTTGTCTTACTTTTACGTTGCCCTCGTGTTTTTGTTCATTACGAGGAGATGAAGACAAAGCCAAAAATGAACTTAGATTCTTACTTTTGGTTGGTATATTTATGGTTAAtatgtagatatattttagGACGTggttttaagaaagaaaaatgtgcaTGTGCATCTCAACCATTGCATGGTGCATTCTATATACGAGGAACCAATCATCAATCGTAAACACAGACAGTGGTAGatccaaaaaatttatatagagACGTTAGatactatataataaacacactaaGCAATGTTAAAAGTATATAGATATTTTGCTAATGTTCTAATAACATTCACAATCAACAATTTTCAcctgattttttattttttgtaacgtaaatatgaatttaaaaagtgtataaaaaatatagaaaaaaataatacgtttttttttaaggttgtTGAGagtataaaaatttatatcatcg of the Cucumis sativus cultivar 9930 chromosome 3, Cucumber_9930_V3, whole genome shotgun sequence genome contains:
- the LOC101209349 gene encoding PX domain-containing protein EREL2 isoform X1, whose protein sequence is MMLNRSPPKHRHDGTSPLPLGMDWSPPPRKWNGKDTVWPHDHHTGWSYCVIIPSWVALPKTRAADPIVFYRVQVAVQSPEGITAMRGVLRRFNDFMNLFSDVKKAFPKKMIPPAPPKGILRMKTRALLEERRRSLEEWLTKLLSDIDISRSVAVASFLELEAAARSSFQNDNQGPSGEYPDYSSKISAHQSPPNSSSSTLIGGLSLASDYGSDTAYEASELGTASLGRDDNSEIAIDDLALDDDLSSPIEKLVKYGLSNIDEGLFMGQTILEQLEGLPKHKAHPRYNNNLKDGHNGNTSKASYLDKNGLVPFVEPEHGKVIGHARKLSDESIASDASSLRGGEISSVSLRNSVGNGSLDHSGAEVSNAIEFHTNPELHFSHDALLFPKDHRHKLNRVLSTMHQRLVTAKTDMEDLISRLNQEITVKDYLTTMVKDLEVELETNKQKSKENLQQAILMEREKVTQMQWEMEELRHRSLEMELKLKSKEKKGENSFSVPTEEFTLQEKVALQEELESTKEQLKNVSKQFEELEGKSKADIRVLVKEVKSLRSTQAKLKQELSQTLQQKSETEELLQQERETRQHANKAWSKLLSECKSLHARLKKCSMNFSPDDDYNHDAESSSLSNALDLLTTSDDQLNLLLAEVNLLSDGIQTATPMADDDDNDSIKVDAELRMVLKDIFTENSRLRKQVNSYFRHNMRLRMSKEGDDAEASSSSSSSQNTKVNITTET
- the LOC101209349 gene encoding PX domain-containing protein EREL1 isoform X2; amino-acid sequence: MRGVLRRFNDFMNLFSDVKKAFPKKMIPPAPPKGILRMKTRALLEERRRSLEEWLTKLLSDIDISRSVAVASFLELEAAARSSFQNDNQGPSGEYPDYSSKISAHQSPPNSSSSTLIGGLSLASDYGSDTAYEASELGTASLGRDDNSEIAIDDLALDDDLSSPIEKLVKYGLSNIDEGLFMGQTILEQLEGLPKHKAHPRYNNNLKDGHNGNTSKASYLDKNGLVPFVEPEHGKVIGHARKLSDESIASDASSLRGGEISSVSLRNSVGNGSLDHSGAEVSNAIEFHTNPELHFSHDALLFPKDHRHKLNRVLSTMHQRLVTAKTDMEDLISRLNQEITVKDYLTTMVKDLEVELETNKQKSKENLQQAILMEREKVTQMQWEMEELRHRSLEMELKLKSKEKKGENSFSVPTEEFTLQEKVALQEELESTKEQLKNVSKQFEELEGKSKADIRVLVKEVKSLRSTQAKLKQELSQTLQQKSETEELLQQERETRQHANKAWSKLLSECKSLHARLKKCSMNFSPDDDYNHDAESSSLSNALDLLTTSDDQLNLLLAEVNLLSDGIQTATPMADDDDNDSIKVDAELRMVLKDIFTENSRLRKQVNSYFRHNMRLRMSKEGDDAEASSSSSSSQNTKVNITTET